The following coding sequences are from one Catenulispora sp. GP43 window:
- a CDS encoding HpcH/HpaI aldolase/citrate lyase family protein, with protein MTGDSFPRLGAWVKLPAPESVELLALAGFDFVVIDAEHAAIDVRTMSTMIGLARGCGVAPFVRVAGTAPRDVQVPLDAGAAGLFVPQVDDVTRARDAVRATRFPPLGGRGASTSGRAGRWGLEALGDYLRTGNDEVRLVVQTESVAALAAIAGIGRVAGVDAVFIGPTDLAVSSRLPDGDGTLAGLVAAAERTCADHHITVGTTASGNASELLDRRGYDFLVLGADTAMLRQGGQDAVRAARASTAGTGR; from the coding sequence GTGACCGGCGATTCGTTCCCCCGGCTCGGGGCCTGGGTCAAGCTCCCCGCGCCGGAGAGCGTCGAACTGCTCGCGCTCGCCGGGTTCGACTTCGTCGTGATCGACGCCGAGCACGCGGCGATCGACGTCCGGACGATGTCGACCATGATCGGGCTGGCCCGCGGCTGCGGGGTCGCGCCGTTCGTCCGGGTGGCTGGCACCGCCCCGCGGGACGTCCAGGTCCCGCTCGACGCCGGTGCCGCAGGCCTGTTCGTCCCGCAGGTCGACGACGTCACCCGGGCGCGCGACGCCGTGCGCGCGACCCGGTTCCCACCGCTCGGAGGCCGCGGGGCCAGCACCTCCGGACGGGCCGGCCGCTGGGGCCTGGAAGCCCTCGGAGACTACCTGCGGACCGGCAACGATGAGGTCCGTCTGGTGGTCCAGACCGAGAGCGTCGCAGCGCTGGCGGCGATCGCCGGGATCGGTCGGGTCGCCGGCGTCGACGCGGTCTTCATCGGCCCGACCGATCTCGCGGTCTCCAGCCGGCTGCCCGACGGCGACGGCACGCTGGCCGGACTCGTCGCAGCGGCCGAACGAACCTGCGCCGACCACCACATCACCGTGGGGACCACGGCCTCGGGCAACGCGTCGGAACTGCTGGACCGTCGCGGGTACGACTTCCTCGTCCTCGGCGCCGACACCGCGATGCTGCGCCAGGGCGGACAGGATGCGGTGCGCGCGGCGCGCGCCTCGACGGCGGGGACCGGCCGATGA
- a CDS encoding flavodoxin family protein has protein sequence MTDTDGWRFDGLRALFINCTLKKSPEASNTQGLVDVSRAIMDKHGVRSSVLRAVDHDIATGVWPDMTEHGWATDAWPGIHEQVMAADILVLAGPIWLGDNSSVMKRVIERLYANSSVVNSAGQYAYYGRVGGCLITGNEDGVKHCAMNILYSLQHLGYTIPPQADAGWIGEAGPGPSYLDPGSGGPDNDFTNRNTTFMTWNLMHLAKLLKEAGGIPAHGNQRSEWDAGCRFDFENPEYR, from the coding sequence ATGACGGACACAGACGGTTGGCGGTTCGACGGGCTTCGGGCGCTGTTCATCAACTGCACCCTCAAGAAGTCGCCGGAGGCCAGCAACACGCAGGGGCTGGTCGACGTCAGTCGGGCCATCATGGACAAGCACGGTGTGCGGTCATCGGTACTGCGGGCCGTCGATCACGACATCGCCACCGGAGTGTGGCCGGACATGACCGAACACGGCTGGGCCACCGATGCCTGGCCCGGCATCCACGAGCAGGTGATGGCCGCCGACATCCTGGTGCTGGCCGGGCCGATCTGGCTGGGCGACAACAGCTCGGTGATGAAACGCGTCATCGAACGGCTGTACGCGAACTCCAGCGTTGTGAACTCGGCCGGGCAGTACGCCTACTACGGCCGGGTCGGAGGCTGCCTGATCACCGGCAACGAGGACGGCGTGAAGCACTGCGCGATGAACATCCTCTACAGCCTGCAGCATCTGGGCTACACGATCCCGCCGCAGGCCGACGCCGGCTGGATCGGCGAGGCCGGGCCCGGGCCGTCGTATCTGGACCCGGGTTCCGGCGGTCCGGACAACGACTTCACCAACCGGAACACGACCTTCATGACCTGGAACCTGATGCACCTGGCGAAGCTGTTGAAGGAGGCCGGCGGGATCCCGGCGCACGGCAACCAGCGCTCGGAGTGGGATGCCGGGTGCCGGTTCGACTTCGAGAATCCCGAGTACCGGTGA
- a CDS encoding DUF2255 family protein, which yields MTASWSPDELRLINTARELEIAVRRPDGSLRRRVPIWVVCTGGQVYVRTWYRRDTGWFGEALRSRRARIRVPGLEADVAIEDLGGTSSQVTTDVDAAYRAKYGHGGAGSMVTAEAAATTLRLDHE from the coding sequence ATGACTGCCTCGTGGTCCCCGGACGAGCTGCGCCTCATCAACACGGCCCGAGAACTGGAGATCGCTGTCAGGCGTCCGGACGGCAGCCTGCGGCGCCGGGTGCCGATCTGGGTCGTGTGCACCGGCGGGCAGGTGTACGTGCGGACCTGGTACCGACGGGACACCGGCTGGTTCGGGGAGGCCCTGCGCTCGCGCCGGGCCCGGATCCGCGTGCCGGGTCTGGAAGCCGACGTCGCCATCGAAGACCTCGGCGGCACCTCGTCCCAGGTGACCACCGACGTCGACGCCGCCTACCGCGCCAAATACGGCCATGGCGGCGCCGGTTCGATGGTGACGGCCGAGGCCGCGGCGACCACACTGCGGCTCGACCACGAGTAA
- a CDS encoding DHA2 family efflux MFS transporter permease subunit: protein MIEELSPIASFTAAPRSRRLSQTAVVSVVFVAAMFMNIMDITIVNVALPAIGRQFRVTEASLDAVATGYLVSLAVFIPAAGWLGDRFGTKRVLLLAIGVFTAASVLCGLAGSLGELVAFRVLQGAGSGMMTPVGMAMLYRAFPPHERLRASSILTIPTAVAPALGPVLGGALVTDLSWRWVFFINLFIGLAAIAFGAIFLDEQRQARPGRFDLAGFVLSGAGFAAVMYGISQGPGIGWGRPRIFGSIAAGAVVLVLLVRIELRSDAPLLRLRLLGNRLFRSTSTAMAVATAAFLGALFVVPLFFQLGLGLSALQSGLNTLPEAFGVMAGAQLGSRVLYRRLGPRRLIVLGLTGMAAGVALMATVDSRADLGWMRLLMLGMGLAMGQVVVSTQAATFATISPADTGHASSLFSMTRQLGSAAGIAVLATVFTAVGTTRHTAHGAVPNLTAYHAAFLVAAALAVAAVVPALAVQDADAASAMPPTAPR, encoded by the coding sequence ATGATTGAAGAACTCTCCCCGATCGCGTCCTTCACAGCGGCGCCCCGCTCCCGGCGGCTGAGCCAGACGGCGGTGGTCAGCGTCGTGTTCGTGGCGGCGATGTTCATGAACATCATGGACATCACCATCGTCAACGTGGCCCTGCCCGCCATCGGCCGCCAGTTCCGGGTCACCGAGGCCTCGTTGGACGCGGTCGCCACCGGATACCTGGTCAGCCTGGCGGTGTTCATCCCCGCCGCCGGCTGGCTGGGAGACCGGTTCGGGACCAAGCGGGTCCTGTTGCTCGCGATCGGCGTGTTCACCGCCGCCTCAGTGCTCTGCGGCCTGGCCGGGAGCCTCGGCGAACTCGTCGCCTTCCGAGTGCTGCAAGGAGCGGGCAGCGGCATGATGACCCCGGTCGGCATGGCCATGCTCTACCGCGCGTTCCCGCCGCACGAGCGGCTGCGGGCATCCTCCATCCTCACCATCCCCACGGCGGTGGCGCCCGCGCTCGGCCCGGTCCTCGGCGGCGCGCTGGTGACGGACCTGTCCTGGCGCTGGGTCTTCTTCATCAACCTGTTCATCGGCCTGGCCGCGATCGCCTTCGGCGCGATCTTCCTCGACGAACAACGCCAGGCCCGCCCCGGACGCTTCGACCTGGCCGGTTTCGTGCTGTCCGGTGCGGGGTTCGCCGCCGTGATGTACGGGATCAGCCAGGGACCGGGCATCGGCTGGGGCCGGCCTCGGATCTTCGGCAGCATCGCCGCGGGCGCAGTGGTCCTGGTGCTACTGGTACGCATCGAGTTGCGCTCCGACGCTCCGCTGCTGCGGCTGCGCCTGCTGGGCAACCGCCTGTTCCGCTCCACGAGCACCGCGATGGCGGTCGCCACGGCGGCGTTCCTCGGCGCGCTGTTCGTCGTTCCGCTGTTCTTCCAGCTCGGCCTGGGACTCAGTGCGCTGCAATCCGGACTCAACACCCTGCCCGAAGCCTTCGGGGTCATGGCCGGCGCCCAACTGGGTTCCCGCGTCCTCTACCGCCGCCTGGGCCCCCGCCGTCTCATAGTCCTCGGCCTGACGGGCATGGCGGCGGGCGTCGCGCTGATGGCGACCGTCGACTCGCGCGCCGACCTGGGGTGGATGCGGCTGCTGATGCTCGGCATGGGACTGGCCATGGGACAGGTCGTCGTCTCCACCCAGGCGGCCACCTTCGCGACCATCTCCCCGGCGGACACCGGCCACGCCTCGTCGCTGTTCTCCATGACCCGCCAGCTCGGCAGCGCCGCGGGCATCGCCGTGCTCGCCACCGTCTTCACCGCCGTCGGCACCACCCGGCACACCGCCCACGGCGCGGTACCGAACCTGACTGCCTACCACGCCGCGTTCCTCGTCGCCGCGGCGCTCGCGGTCGCGGCCGTCGTGCCCGCACTGGCCGTTCAGGACGCTGACGCCGCGAGCGCCATGCCCCCAACCGCACCGCGCTGA
- a CDS encoding acyl-CoA dehydrogenase family protein, whose product MSISLDVPPITDAARELRADLVERAATLRPVLADNADVTDRDRGVPAKNIDALAEASLLSLMQPARYGGLQTDFRTLLEVGREVGRACGSTAWLTSLLNANAWFVGLFPAQAQDDVWADTPHARVAGVVTPSGTARVVKGGYRVSGRWAPASGCTHADWAVLGVTRPDAEGTPDAVGIVLAPMAELAVEDTWFVTGMRGTASNTLVGEDLFVPAHRFHSIPDAVEGRYATPFTGEALYRAPFVPVTALVLTGPQLGLAAAAVDLLIERAPQRGLTLTGYASQAEAPTIQLAAANAASHADTAQLHAYRAAADIDEGARAGVFPDYDARARMRMDAGTAAVHAREAVRIVCSAQGASSFGESNPLQRVWRDIEAASRHAVLNPEVAAEIYGKSLFGIRGTVSAMV is encoded by the coding sequence ATGAGCATCTCCCTGGACGTTCCCCCCATCACCGACGCCGCGCGCGAGCTCCGGGCCGACCTCGTCGAGCGGGCCGCCACGCTGCGACCGGTGCTCGCCGACAACGCCGACGTGACCGACCGCGACCGCGGGGTGCCCGCGAAGAACATCGACGCCCTGGCCGAGGCCAGCCTGCTGTCGCTGATGCAGCCGGCCCGTTACGGCGGCCTGCAGACCGACTTCCGCACCCTGCTGGAGGTCGGCCGCGAAGTCGGCCGCGCCTGCGGCTCCACCGCCTGGCTGACCTCGCTTCTCAACGCCAACGCGTGGTTCGTCGGGCTCTTCCCCGCCCAGGCTCAGGACGACGTCTGGGCCGACACACCGCACGCACGAGTCGCGGGCGTCGTGACCCCCTCGGGGACCGCGCGCGTGGTCAAGGGCGGGTATCGGGTGAGCGGGCGCTGGGCCCCCGCCTCGGGGTGTACGCACGCCGACTGGGCAGTGCTCGGAGTCACCCGGCCGGACGCCGAGGGGACGCCGGACGCCGTCGGCATCGTGCTCGCACCGATGGCGGAGTTGGCCGTCGAGGACACCTGGTTCGTCACCGGCATGCGCGGGACAGCGTCGAACACACTCGTCGGCGAAGACCTGTTCGTGCCCGCGCACCGCTTCCACTCCATCCCCGACGCGGTCGAGGGCCGATACGCCACTCCCTTCACCGGCGAGGCGCTCTACCGGGCGCCCTTCGTGCCGGTCACCGCACTGGTGTTGACCGGACCGCAGCTCGGGTTGGCCGCGGCCGCCGTCGATCTGCTGATCGAGCGGGCCCCGCAGCGCGGATTGACCCTGACCGGCTACGCCTCCCAGGCCGAGGCACCCACCATCCAGCTCGCCGCCGCGAACGCCGCGTCGCACGCCGACACCGCCCAACTGCACGCCTACCGCGCGGCAGCCGATATCGACGAGGGCGCGCGGGCCGGCGTCTTCCCCGACTACGATGCCCGGGCGCGGATGCGGATGGACGCGGGAACGGCCGCGGTCCACGCGCGCGAGGCGGTCCGCATCGTGTGCTCCGCCCAGGGGGCTTCGAGCTTCGGCGAGTCCAACCCCCTGCAGCGCGTCTGGCGCGACATCGAAGCCGCGAGCCGGCACGCGGTCCTCAACCCCGAAGTGGCCGCCGAGATCTACGGCAAGTCGCTGTTCGGCATCCGGGGCACGGTGTCCGCGATGGTGTGA
- a CDS encoding helix-turn-helix transcriptional regulator has protein sequence MSATEAEAEAEAEAEAEAEADGVSRAFAAFRRGWEKEFGDGVPLPTFSQATIRDFRVRSRATRVHDVAITDLHGASVIRTDGPVNGIEDVVRLYVVKRGAWTLGGPHDRSERTVSAGQFLLKLVGRSSHFETTADTTAKVLVLPATTLKPLLGGRALTGPADSAEMRLLIAHTNMVHSTMPDLAPAGVQAAHSTLIELAKAVARRRFDDAEPLLAPALAQAAKDIVERRLADPDLSAAVLARELNVSVRTLQRAFTAAGETVISYIRQRRLEEARLALSRPGGSLSVTELAAHWQFADSSHFIRTFKKQYGRTPTEYARSVGVQ, from the coding sequence ATGAGCGCTACCGAAGCCGAAGCCGAAGCCGAAGCCGAAGCCGAAGCCGAAGCCGAAGCCGACGGCGTGTCACGCGCCTTCGCCGCGTTCCGACGCGGCTGGGAGAAGGAGTTCGGCGACGGTGTCCCGCTGCCGACGTTCAGCCAGGCGACGATCAGGGACTTCCGGGTGCGGAGCCGGGCCACCAGGGTCCACGACGTCGCGATCACCGACCTGCACGGCGCGTCGGTGATCCGGACCGACGGTCCGGTGAACGGGATCGAAGACGTGGTGCGGCTCTACGTCGTCAAGCGCGGCGCGTGGACCCTCGGCGGGCCGCACGATCGCAGCGAGCGCACCGTGTCGGCCGGGCAGTTCCTCCTCAAGCTGGTCGGGCGGTCCTCGCACTTCGAGACGACAGCGGACACCACGGCGAAGGTCCTCGTGCTGCCCGCCACCACCCTCAAACCGCTGCTCGGCGGGCGAGCCCTGACCGGCCCGGCGGACTCGGCCGAAATGCGGCTGCTCATCGCGCACACGAACATGGTCCACAGCACGATGCCCGACCTCGCCCCGGCCGGCGTGCAGGCGGCCCACAGCACCCTGATCGAACTGGCCAAAGCGGTGGCCAGGCGCCGGTTCGACGACGCCGAACCGCTGCTGGCCCCGGCCCTGGCGCAGGCGGCCAAGGATATCGTCGAGCGCCGGCTCGCCGATCCCGATCTGTCCGCCGCGGTACTGGCGCGGGAGCTCAACGTCTCCGTGCGCACGCTGCAACGCGCGTTCACCGCGGCGGGGGAGACGGTGATCTCCTATATCCGCCAGCGACGGCTGGAGGAAGCCCGGCTCGCGCTGAGCAGGCCCGGCGGATCGCTGAGCGTCACGGAACTCGCGGCGCACTGGCAGTTCGCCGACAGCAGCCACTTCATCCGCACCTTCAAGAAGCAGTACGGCCGCACACCCACGGAGTACGCCCGCTCGGTCGGCGTGCAGTGA
- a CDS encoding SDR family NAD(P)-dependent oxidoreductase produces the protein MAEDEFTGKVVIVTGGGSGIGAATAHRFAAAGATVVIVGRTKAKLDAVVSEAPAGSTVIARVGDVSQEREITGLVDAVAREHGRLDTLVNNAAIVEPLGSVADLDATGWRRVMATDLDGVFFTSKAALPYLRAVSGSIVNVGSASGLGGDWGLAAYDAAKGAVTNLTNAMALDHGADGVRVNAVHPSMISTDMTAGFLQSDDIVGAALNRVPMRRFGQPAETASVITFLAGSAASFVNGAHIRVDGGLGASNGNPHIA, from the coding sequence ATGGCTGAAGACGAATTCACCGGCAAAGTGGTCATCGTCACCGGCGGGGGATCGGGCATCGGCGCGGCCACCGCTCACCGCTTCGCCGCGGCGGGCGCCACCGTGGTGATCGTCGGCCGCACGAAGGCGAAGCTGGACGCGGTGGTGTCCGAGGCGCCGGCCGGCTCGACGGTGATCGCCCGGGTCGGCGACGTGTCGCAGGAGCGCGAGATCACCGGGCTGGTGGACGCCGTGGCGCGGGAGCACGGCAGGCTGGACACCCTGGTCAACAACGCCGCGATCGTCGAACCGCTGGGCAGCGTCGCCGACCTCGACGCCACCGGCTGGCGCCGTGTCATGGCCACGGACCTGGACGGAGTCTTCTTCACGTCCAAGGCCGCGCTTCCGTACCTGCGCGCAGTCAGCGGCAGCATCGTCAACGTCGGCTCGGCGTCCGGGCTCGGTGGGGACTGGGGCCTGGCCGCCTATGACGCGGCCAAGGGCGCGGTGACCAACCTGACCAACGCGATGGCGCTCGACCACGGTGCGGACGGCGTGCGGGTGAACGCCGTCCATCCCAGCATGATCTCCACGGACATGACCGCGGGATTCCTGCAGAGCGACGACATCGTCGGTGCCGCGCTCAACCGGGTGCCGATGCGGCGCTTCGGTCAGCCCGCCGAGACGGCCTCGGTCATCACGTTCCTCGCCGGCTCGGCGGCCAGCTTCGTGAACGGCGCCCACATCCGCGTGGACGGCGGCCTCGGCGCCTCCAACGGCAACCCGCACATCGCATGA
- a CDS encoding TetR family transcriptional regulator, protein MAPYDAQATRLRLLEAAYREFARFGFAGARVDRIGEAAESNKSQIYHYFGGKSQLFDAALERAIGEMEAEVPFDPTDLPGYAARLVRLHERRPEIMRLCTWQRLERTDDELNPAGMAYARSQIDAIARTQKNGDLPAHLHPGFLLGFVLHLATGWVSVSPEYEAAIDVPDSEKRARHVENAVRALLTAPAPA, encoded by the coding sequence ATGGCTCCCTACGACGCCCAAGCCACCCGTCTCAGGCTGCTGGAGGCCGCTTATCGGGAGTTCGCCCGGTTCGGCTTCGCAGGCGCGCGGGTCGACCGGATCGGGGAGGCGGCCGAGTCGAACAAGTCGCAGATCTACCACTACTTCGGCGGCAAGTCCCAGCTCTTCGACGCCGCTCTGGAGCGGGCGATCGGCGAGATGGAAGCCGAGGTCCCGTTCGATCCGACGGACCTGCCCGGCTACGCCGCCCGCCTGGTCCGGCTGCACGAACGCCGGCCCGAGATCATGCGCCTGTGCACCTGGCAGCGCCTGGAGCGCACCGACGACGAGCTCAACCCGGCTGGCATGGCCTATGCCCGTAGTCAGATCGACGCCATCGCCCGCACCCAGAAGAACGGCGACCTGCCGGCGCACCTGCACCCGGGCTTCCTGCTCGGATTCGTGCTGCACCTGGCCACCGGCTGGGTCTCGGTCAGCCCCGAGTACGAGGCGGCCATCGACGTCCCGGACTCCGAGAAGCGCGCCCGCCATGTCGAGAACGCCGTCCGCGCCCTGCTTACCGCGCCGGCTCCGGCGTGA
- a CDS encoding DUF3500 domain-containing protein — MSHQRHPGDLPLPTAPGELPIVDSHLFDDLLPTEAAFELTAGLRRHREPFVGVTEDGTPRTGLYRLDGAGTSPDSAVMAARAYLDGLAPHQRAVAALPMDAPEWRLWTNAIPTWHPKGMRLERLEARDRDRALAVIQASLSPAGYAQVRAAMALNANLGELIDDYRDTLTEFAYWFTVFGTPSGDSPWGWQLMGHHVDLHCVFVGGQVVLAPVFLGAEPTTGTGRFEGVQAFGDETEVALAVRRSLDPDREGEFLMGSSLRARDLPPELAGPWNGRHLAGAGSDNLILPPEGIVAASLSPDQRDGLVELIRVYLDRLPGTQAERTLALVREHFDETRFAWRGGHDDECAFYYRIHSPVLLVEYDNHPGVFLTNPEPARFHVHTIVRAPNGNDYGRDLLAQHYRLHHGGHEAD, encoded by the coding sequence ATGTCTCACCAGCGACACCCGGGAGACCTCCCCCTGCCGACCGCTCCGGGCGAGCTGCCCATCGTCGACTCCCATCTGTTCGACGACCTGCTCCCCACCGAGGCGGCCTTCGAGCTGACCGCCGGCTTGCGCCGGCACCGTGAGCCCTTCGTCGGCGTCACCGAGGATGGCACGCCGCGCACCGGCCTGTACCGTCTCGACGGCGCGGGGACGTCCCCGGACTCCGCCGTCATGGCGGCCAGGGCCTACCTCGACGGCCTGGCGCCCCACCAGAGGGCTGTCGCTGCCCTGCCGATGGACGCGCCGGAGTGGCGGCTGTGGACGAACGCGATCCCGACCTGGCACCCGAAGGGAATGCGGCTGGAGCGGCTCGAGGCCCGCGACCGCGATCGCGCGCTCGCCGTCATCCAGGCAAGCCTGAGCCCGGCCGGCTATGCCCAGGTGCGAGCGGCGATGGCGCTCAACGCGAACCTGGGCGAGCTCATCGACGACTACCGGGACACCCTCACCGAGTTCGCCTACTGGTTCACCGTCTTCGGGACTCCCTCGGGGGACTCCCCGTGGGGATGGCAGCTGATGGGGCACCACGTGGATCTGCACTGTGTCTTCGTCGGCGGGCAGGTGGTTCTGGCTCCGGTGTTCCTCGGCGCCGAGCCGACGACCGGGACGGGACGGTTCGAGGGCGTCCAGGCCTTCGGCGACGAGACCGAGGTCGCCTTGGCAGTGCGCCGAAGCCTGGATCCCGATCGGGAGGGCGAGTTCCTGATGGGGTCCTCGCTGCGTGCGCGGGACCTACCACCCGAACTCGCCGGTCCGTGGAATGGACGGCATCTGGCCGGGGCGGGAAGCGACAACCTCATCCTGCCGCCCGAGGGGATCGTCGCGGCGAGCCTGTCGCCGGACCAGCGTGACGGCCTGGTGGAGCTGATCCGGGTCTACCTCGACCGCCTCCCGGGAACCCAGGCCGAGCGCACCCTGGCGCTGGTCCGCGAGCACTTCGACGAGACGCGGTTCGCCTGGCGCGGCGGCCACGACGACGAATGCGCCTTCTACTACCGGATCCACTCGCCCGTGCTGCTGGTCGAGTACGACAACCACCCGGGTGTCTTCCTCACCAATCCCGAGCCCGCCCGCTTCCACGTCCACACCATCGTGCGGGCGCCCAACGGCAACGACTACGGACGTGATCTGCTCGCTCAGCACTACCGCCTGCACCACGGCGGTCACGAGGCCGATTGA
- a CDS encoding nuclear transport factor 2 family protein codes for MTADARGFDAVDNRALALLHVELSMLVTALWFEIDHGDGSAASNFFTADAELTFSRRAFRGTEEIDGVYRDRAARGPRVSRHLMSNLHVLRHDTDRVEAVSALVLHAQDGEPPVPTTVPVLVADVFDSFVRIGGPDAQNYRWLIAARRIDNRFLTPGDVLAVPTE; via the coding sequence ATGACCGCCGACGCCCGCGGCTTCGACGCCGTCGACAACCGGGCCCTGGCCCTTCTGCACGTCGAGCTGTCGATGCTGGTGACGGCACTGTGGTTCGAGATCGACCACGGTGACGGTTCGGCGGCCTCGAACTTCTTCACCGCCGACGCCGAGCTGACGTTCTCGCGCCGGGCCTTCCGCGGCACCGAAGAGATCGACGGTGTGTATCGCGACCGAGCCGCACGGGGGCCGCGGGTCTCGCGGCATCTGATGTCCAACCTGCATGTTCTGCGGCACGACACCGATCGTGTCGAGGCCGTCTCCGCCCTTGTGCTCCACGCGCAAGACGGCGAGCCGCCTGTTCCGACGACCGTCCCGGTCCTGGTCGCCGACGTGTTCGACAGCTTCGTGCGGATCGGCGGGCCGGACGCGCAGAACTACCGCTGGCTCATTGCCGCACGGCGGATCGACAACCGCTTCCTCACGCCGGGCGACGTCCTGGCCGTCCCCACAGAATAA
- a CDS encoding MBL fold metallo-hydrolase produces the protein MPKTAVTRITHSCHLIEIGGRTFLTDPWFTTKPGYYQGEPIAIGIPDLPRLDGVLISHEHYDHCDLDAFAAYRDRSVPLFVAETVVPLARKHGFTDVTALRPWEQAEVGGVTITATPGKHGIHEVTFVLRAGSDAVYFAGDTMLIPELAEIPKRLGHVNLALLPTNGLHVRPANNMQVVMTAAEAAELTAILKPELAVPHHYAFTKGFLGDRLITSSDKDPLHYRDATRELAPDTTVRVVEPGIRIEL, from the coding sequence ATGCCCAAGACCGCGGTCACCCGCATCACGCACAGCTGCCACCTGATAGAGATCGGCGGCCGGACGTTCCTGACAGACCCTTGGTTCACCACCAAGCCCGGCTACTACCAGGGCGAGCCGATCGCCATCGGCATCCCCGACCTGCCCCGGCTCGACGGCGTGCTGATCAGCCACGAGCACTACGACCACTGCGACCTCGACGCCTTCGCCGCCTACCGCGACCGCTCGGTCCCGCTGTTCGTCGCCGAGACCGTCGTGCCCCTGGCCCGCAAGCACGGCTTCACCGACGTCACCGCCCTGCGTCCCTGGGAGCAGGCCGAGGTCGGGGGCGTCACGATCACCGCGACGCCCGGCAAGCACGGGATCCACGAGGTCACCTTCGTCCTGCGCGCCGGCTCCGACGCGGTGTACTTCGCCGGCGACACCATGCTCATCCCCGAACTCGCCGAGATCCCGAAGCGGCTCGGGCACGTCAATCTGGCTCTGCTGCCCACCAACGGCCTGCACGTCCGGCCCGCGAACAACATGCAGGTCGTCATGACCGCCGCCGAGGCCGCCGAACTGACGGCGATCCTCAAGCCCGAGCTGGCCGTGCCGCACCACTACGCCTTCACCAAGGGCTTCCTCGGCGACCGGCTGATCACCAGCAGCGACAAGGACCCACTGCACTACCGGGACGCGACCCGCGAGCTGGCCCCCGACACCACCGTTCGGGTCGTCGAACCCGGCATCCGAATCGAGCTCTGA
- a CDS encoding alpha/beta fold hydrolase, producing MITTTHTVDLAGIGAVETTVADYGSATGQPFLLLHGGAGPQSVTGFAEKFAAEHQVRVLVPTHPGFGGTTRPEALHSVAGLAALHQGLLDQMDLADVTVIGNSIGGWIAAEIALLKSPRVSGIVLIDAVGIEVPGHPVADFFALTMDEVFTRSFHDPAPFRVDPAALPPAAQAIAAGNRAAIAAYAGSAMTDPTLVARLGTLEIPTLVLWGDSDGIVDLDYGRAYAAAIPLAQFQVLPATGHQPQMETPDQVVRAIWDSADTDFSAFAR from the coding sequence ATGATCACCACTACTCACACCGTTGACCTGGCCGGGATCGGCGCGGTCGAGACGACCGTCGCCGACTACGGCTCCGCGACCGGCCAGCCGTTCCTGCTGCTGCACGGCGGCGCCGGGCCGCAGTCCGTGACCGGCTTCGCCGAGAAGTTCGCCGCCGAGCACCAGGTGCGGGTACTCGTCCCGACGCACCCGGGGTTCGGCGGCACCACACGCCCCGAAGCCCTGCACTCGGTCGCCGGGCTGGCCGCGCTCCACCAGGGCCTGCTCGACCAGATGGACCTGGCCGACGTCACCGTGATCGGCAACTCGATCGGCGGCTGGATCGCCGCGGAGATCGCGCTGCTGAAGTCGCCGCGCGTCAGCGGCATCGTGCTGATCGACGCGGTGGGCATCGAGGTGCCCGGTCACCCGGTCGCCGACTTCTTCGCGCTGACCATGGACGAGGTCTTCACCCGCAGCTTCCACGACCCCGCACCCTTCCGCGTCGACCCCGCGGCCCTGCCTCCGGCCGCGCAGGCGATCGCCGCCGGCAACCGGGCCGCCATCGCCGCCTACGCGGGCTCGGCCATGACCGACCCCACGCTCGTCGCGCGTCTCGGGACGCTGGAGATCCCGACCCTCGTGCTGTGGGGCGACAGCGACGGGATCGTCGACCTCGACTACGGACGCGCCTACGCCGCGGCGATTCCGCTGGCGCAATTCCAGGTGCTGCCGGCCACCGGCCACCAGCCGCAGATGGAAACCCCCGACCAGGTCGTCCGGGCGATCTGGGACAGCGCCGACACCGACTTCTCCGCCTTCGCCCGCTAA
- a CDS encoding ester cyclase, whose translation MFCRDGVGVHSRALPVLLRCSSDPQSGPRTHGERRGRHTGGWFGIPPSGNRVEFRVMDLVRYRDGKWAEHWAVADAVTLLRQTGALG comes from the coding sequence ATGTTCTGCCGGGACGGCGTCGGCGTTCACTCGCGTGCTCTTCCGGTCCTCCTACGCTGCAGTTCAGACCCCCAGTCCGGGCCACGAACCCACGGAGAAAGGCGCGGCAGGCACACCGGAGGGTGGTTCGGCATCCCCCCGTCGGGCAACCGGGTCGAGTTCCGGGTGATGGACCTGGTCCGCTACCGGGACGGGAAGTGGGCCGAGCACTGGGCGGTCGCCGACGCGGTGACGCTGCTGCGCCAGACCGGCGCCCTGGGCTGA